One Mycobacterium marseillense DNA window includes the following coding sequences:
- the echA20 gene encoding (7aS)-7a-methyl-1,5-dioxo-2,3,5,6,7,7a-hexahydro-1H-indene-carboxyl-CoA hydrolase, with translation MPITSQTTEPGIVAVTVDFPPVNAIPSRGWFDLADTITAAGQDPQTHVVILRAEGRGFNAGVDIKEMQRTEGFTALIDANRGCFAAFRAVYECAVPVVAAVNGFCVGGGIGLVGNSDVIVASEDATFGLPEVERGALGAATHLSRLVPQHLMRRLFFTAATVDAATLHHFGSVHEVVPRDELDEAALRVARDIAAKDTRVIRAAKEALNLIDVQRVNSSYRMEQGFTFELNLAGVSDEHRDAFAGTTKGEK, from the coding sequence TTGCCCATCACATCCCAAACCACCGAACCGGGCATCGTCGCGGTTACCGTCGACTTCCCGCCCGTCAACGCCATCCCGTCACGCGGCTGGTTCGACCTGGCCGACACCATCACCGCGGCCGGCCAGGACCCGCAAACCCACGTGGTCATCCTGCGTGCCGAGGGCCGCGGCTTCAACGCCGGGGTCGATATCAAGGAGATGCAGCGCACCGAGGGATTCACCGCGCTGATCGACGCCAACCGCGGCTGCTTCGCCGCCTTCCGTGCGGTCTATGAGTGCGCGGTACCCGTCGTCGCGGCCGTGAACGGATTCTGCGTCGGCGGCGGCATCGGCCTGGTCGGCAACTCCGACGTCATCGTCGCCTCCGAGGACGCCACGTTCGGGCTGCCGGAGGTGGAGCGCGGCGCGCTCGGCGCGGCCACCCATCTCTCCCGGCTGGTGCCCCAGCACCTGATGCGGCGGCTGTTCTTCACCGCCGCCACCGTCGACGCCGCCACGCTGCACCACTTCGGTTCGGTGCACGAGGTGGTGCCGCGGGACGAGCTCGATGAGGCCGCATTGCGGGTCGCGCGCGACATCGCCGCCAAGGACACCCGGGTCATCCGGGCGGCCAAGGAAGCGCTGAACCTCATCGACGTGCAACGGGTGAACTCGAGTTACCGCATGGAGCAAGGCTTTACCTTCGAGCTCAATCTCGCCGGGGTGTCCGATGAGCACCGCGACGCGTTTGCCGGTACGACGAAGGGCGAGAAGTAA
- a CDS encoding SDR family oxidoreductase: protein MNLGLAGRVVLVTGGVRGVGAGISAVFAAQGATVVTCARRSVEGSPYEFHSCDVRDDEAVKDLIDTVADRHGSLDVVVNNAGGSPYVLTAESSAKFNRKIIELNLIGALSVSQHANDKMQTQQRGGSIINICSLSGRRPSPGTGAYGAAKAGLESLTQTLAVEWGPKVRVNACVVGMVETEQSELFYGDADSIAAISKNVPLGRLAKPDDIGWAAAFLASDAASYISGASLEVHGGGEPPHYLATTNANAIK, encoded by the coding sequence ATGAACTTGGGGCTGGCCGGGCGGGTCGTTCTCGTCACGGGCGGCGTCCGCGGGGTGGGTGCGGGCATCAGCGCGGTCTTCGCCGCCCAGGGCGCCACCGTCGTTACCTGCGCGCGACGCTCGGTCGAGGGATCGCCGTATGAGTTCCACTCCTGCGACGTCCGCGATGACGAGGCCGTCAAGGACTTGATCGACACCGTCGCGGACCGCCACGGCAGCCTCGACGTCGTCGTCAACAACGCCGGGGGATCGCCCTACGTGCTCACCGCGGAATCCAGCGCCAAGTTCAACCGCAAGATCATCGAACTCAATCTGATTGGCGCGCTGTCGGTTTCGCAGCACGCGAACGACAAGATGCAAACCCAGCAGCGCGGCGGGTCGATCATCAACATCTGCAGCCTGTCCGGCCGTCGGCCCTCCCCGGGCACCGGCGCGTACGGGGCGGCCAAGGCGGGCCTGGAGAGCCTGACCCAGACGTTGGCCGTCGAATGGGGGCCGAAGGTCCGGGTCAATGCCTGTGTGGTCGGCATGGTGGAGACCGAACAGTCGGAACTATTCTACGGCGACGCCGATTCGATCGCCGCGATCTCGAAGAACGTGCCACTCGGCCGGCTGGCCAAGCCGGACGACATCGGCTGGGCCGCAGCGTTTCTAGCCTCGGACGCGGCCTCTTACATCAGCGGCGCCTCGTTAGAGGTGCACGGCGGCGGCGAGCCGCCGCACTATCTGGCCACCACGAACGCGAACGCGATCAAGTAG
- a CDS encoding SDR family oxidoreductase codes for MGVVDGRVVIVTGAGGGIGRAHALAFAAEGARVVVNDIGVGLDGSPAGGGSAAQGVVDEITAAGGEAVANGSNVADWDQAAGLIQTAVETFGGLDVLVNNAGIVRDRMMANTSEDEFDAVVAVHLKGHFATMRHAGSYWRGLSKEGKTVDARIINTSSGAGLQGSVGQGNYSAAKAGIAAMTLVGAAEMGRYGVTVNAIAPSARTRMTETVFAEMMSTQDQDFDAMAPENISPLVVWLGSAESRDVTGKVFEVEGGKIRVAEGWAHGPEIDKGAQWDPAELGRVVADLLAKARPPVPVYGA; via the coding sequence ATGGGAGTGGTTGACGGCCGCGTCGTCATCGTCACGGGAGCCGGCGGCGGTATCGGGCGCGCACACGCGCTGGCCTTTGCCGCCGAGGGTGCGCGGGTGGTAGTCAACGACATCGGGGTGGGCCTGGACGGTTCACCGGCGGGTGGCGGCAGCGCCGCCCAGGGTGTGGTCGACGAGATCACCGCCGCCGGGGGCGAAGCCGTCGCCAACGGTTCCAACGTCGCCGACTGGGACCAGGCCGCCGGCCTGATCCAGACCGCGGTCGAAACCTTCGGCGGCCTGGACGTTTTGGTGAACAATGCCGGCATCGTGCGCGACAGGATGATGGCCAACACCAGCGAGGATGAGTTCGACGCCGTCGTCGCCGTGCACCTCAAGGGCCACTTCGCGACGATGCGGCACGCCGGGTCGTATTGGCGCGGGCTGTCCAAAGAGGGCAAAACCGTTGACGCGCGGATCATCAACACCAGCTCGGGCGCCGGCCTGCAGGGCAGCGTCGGGCAGGGCAACTACAGCGCCGCGAAGGCGGGCATCGCGGCGATGACGCTCGTCGGCGCTGCCGAGATGGGACGCTACGGCGTCACCGTCAACGCCATCGCGCCCTCGGCCCGCACCCGCATGACCGAGACCGTGTTCGCCGAGATGATGTCCACCCAGGACCAGGATTTCGACGCGATGGCCCCGGAAAACATTTCCCCCCTGGTGGTTTGGCTGGGCAGCGCCGAATCGCGCGACGTGACCGGCAAGGTGTTCGAGGTCGAGGGCGGCAAGATCCGCGTCGCCGAGGGCTGGGCGCACGGGCCGGAGATCGACAAGGGGGCGCAGTGGGATCCCGCGGAACTGGGGCGCGTGGTCGCCGACCTGCTCGCCAAGGCGCGCCCGCCGGTCCCGGTCTACGGCGCCTGA
- a CDS encoding nitroreductase family deazaflavin-dependent oxidoreductase — MSDRRWIRNSRPIALLLKYFARSHIWVYRRTNGRVGAKLLRFPAALLTTTGRKSKRPRTTATLYLRDGERVILPASFGGRDQDPVWYLNLRENPEVRVQIRAQQLDLVARDATDAERERYWPPLMRMYPPYRKYREAADRIIPLVVCEPPRRTCTDGENSAALSSGECNILG; from the coding sequence ATGTCCGACCGTCGCTGGATCCGCAATTCTCGCCCGATTGCGCTGCTGCTCAAGTACTTCGCGCGCAGCCACATTTGGGTGTACCGCCGGACCAACGGCAGGGTCGGGGCGAAGCTGCTGCGGTTCCCTGCGGCGCTGTTGACGACGACCGGCCGCAAGTCGAAGCGGCCGCGGACCACCGCGACGCTCTACCTGCGCGACGGGGAACGGGTGATTTTGCCTGCGTCCTTCGGCGGGCGCGACCAAGATCCGGTGTGGTACTTGAACCTCCGAGAGAATCCCGAGGTGCGGGTGCAGATCCGGGCCCAGCAGCTGGATTTGGTCGCACGCGACGCGACAGATGCCGAGCGCGAACGCTATTGGCCGCCCCTGATGCGGATGTACCCGCCGTATCGCAAGTACCGCGAAGCCGCCGACCGGATCATCCCGCTCGTCGTGTGCGAACCCCCTCGGCGAACGTGCACTGACGGCGAAAATTCGGCGGCATTGTCAAGCGGTGAATGCAACATTTTGGGTTAG
- a CDS encoding nitroreductase family deazaflavin-dependent oxidoreductase has product MTKPKPRALNSPWVGFIIKWMAKGNTWIYQRSNGRFGNTFQKAPVALLTTTGRKSGEPRVSPLLYLREGKRVILVASKGGSDKHPQWYLNLKANPSVRVQIKDEVLSLQARDATEAERAEYWPKLDAMYPSFDDYRSWTDRVIPVVICDP; this is encoded by the coding sequence ATGACGAAACCGAAGCCACGTGCACTGAACTCACCCTGGGTCGGCTTCATCATCAAGTGGATGGCCAAAGGAAACACGTGGATCTATCAACGCAGCAACGGAAGATTCGGCAACACCTTCCAAAAGGCTCCGGTCGCGCTGCTCACCACCACGGGCCGCAAGAGCGGTGAACCCCGGGTGAGCCCGCTGCTCTACCTGCGCGAGGGGAAGCGGGTGATACTGGTCGCCTCGAAGGGTGGCAGCGACAAACACCCCCAGTGGTATCTCAACCTCAAGGCCAATCCATCAGTCCGCGTGCAGATCAAGGATGAGGTGCTGTCGCTGCAGGCCCGCGATGCCACCGAGGCCGAACGCGCCGAGTACTGGCCCAAGCTGGATGCCATGTACCCGTCGTTCGACGACTATCGGTCGTGGACCGATCGGGTGATTCCAGTGGTGATCTGCGACCCCTAA
- a CDS encoding steroid 3-ketoacyl-CoA thiolase yields MGNPVIVEATRSPIGKRNGWLSGLHATELLGAVQKALVEKAGIDGGDVEQVIGGCVTQYGEQSNNISRVSWLVAGLPEHVGAMTVDCQCGSGQQANGLVAGLIAAGAIDIGIACGIEAMSRVGLGANAGPDRTILRPASWDIDLPDQFTAAERIAKRRGITREEIDEFGFYSQAKAKQAWDEGRFDREISPIEAPALDENKQPTSERVTISRDQGLRETSLSGLSALKPVIEGGIHTAGTSSQISDGAAAVLWMDEDKAKALGLRPRARIVSQALVGAEPYYHLDGPVQSTAKVLEKAGMKMGDIDLVEINEAFASVVLSWARVHEPDMARVNVNGGAIALGHPVGSTGSRLITTALHELERTDQTTALITMCAGGALSTGTIIERI; encoded by the coding sequence ATGGGTAACCCGGTAATCGTCGAAGCCACCCGCAGCCCGATCGGCAAGCGCAACGGATGGCTCTCAGGACTCCATGCCACCGAGCTGCTCGGTGCGGTGCAGAAGGCACTGGTCGAGAAGGCCGGCATTGACGGCGGCGACGTCGAACAGGTCATCGGCGGCTGTGTGACACAGTACGGCGAGCAGTCCAACAACATCAGCCGGGTCAGCTGGCTGGTCGCCGGGCTGCCGGAGCACGTGGGCGCCATGACCGTGGACTGCCAGTGCGGCAGCGGCCAGCAGGCCAACGGCCTGGTCGCCGGGCTGATCGCCGCGGGCGCCATCGACATCGGGATCGCGTGTGGAATCGAGGCCATGAGCCGCGTCGGGCTCGGCGCCAACGCCGGACCCGACCGCACCATCCTGCGGCCCGCGTCGTGGGACATCGACCTGCCCGACCAGTTCACCGCCGCGGAGCGGATCGCCAAGCGGCGCGGCATCACCCGCGAGGAGATCGATGAGTTCGGCTTCTACTCGCAGGCCAAGGCCAAGCAGGCCTGGGACGAGGGCCGGTTCGACCGCGAGATCTCCCCGATCGAGGCCCCGGCGCTCGACGAGAACAAGCAGCCGACCTCGGAGCGCGTCACCATCTCCCGCGACCAGGGCTTGCGCGAGACGAGCCTGTCGGGTCTGAGCGCGCTGAAGCCGGTCATCGAAGGCGGAATCCACACGGCGGGGACGTCGTCGCAGATCTCCGACGGCGCGGCGGCCGTGCTGTGGATGGACGAGGACAAGGCCAAGGCCCTCGGGCTGCGGCCGCGCGCCCGCATCGTCAGCCAGGCGCTGGTCGGCGCCGAGCCCTACTACCACCTCGACGGACCGGTGCAGTCGACGGCCAAGGTGCTGGAGAAGGCCGGCATGAAGATGGGTGACATCGACCTCGTCGAGATCAACGAGGCGTTCGCCTCGGTGGTGCTGTCCTGGGCGCGGGTGCACGAGCCGGACATGGCCAGGGTCAACGTCAACGGCGGCGCCATCGCGCTGGGCCACCCGGTGGGATCGACCGGCAGCCGCCTGATCACCACCGCCCTGCACGAACTCGAGCGCACCGACCAGACCACCGCGCTGATCACGATGTGCGCGGGTGGTGCCCTGTCCACCGGCACCATCATCGAGCGCATCTAG
- a CDS encoding cytochrome P450 gives MAPPNIPADFDFLDPDVNLAGLPVEELALLRKAEPIHWVDIPNGAGGFEDHGYWLVTKHADVKDVSKRSEVFSSWMNGAIPTWPPEMKREQVELQRSVMLNMDAPHHTRLRKIISRGFTPRAIGRLEAELDQRAQNIAKTAAAEGSGDFVEQVSCELPLQAIAGLLGVPQEDRDKLFRWSNEMTGGTDPEYAHVDPAQSSMELITYAMAMAEERGKNPTDDIVTTLIEADIDGEKLSDDEFGFFVVMLAVAGNETTRNSITHGMIAMANNPDQWELFKKERPVTAADEIIRWATPVSAFQRTANEDTELAGVQIKKGQRVVMSYRSANFDEEVFEDPHTFNILRDPNPHVGFGGTGAHYCIGANLARMTINLIFNAVADHMPDLKPISEPERLRSGWLNGIKHWQVDYTGKSAVKS, from the coding sequence ATGGCACCCCCCAACATTCCCGCCGACTTCGACTTTCTTGACCCCGACGTCAACCTCGCAGGTTTGCCCGTCGAGGAACTCGCTTTGCTGCGCAAGGCGGAGCCGATCCACTGGGTCGACATCCCAAATGGCGCGGGCGGCTTCGAGGACCACGGGTACTGGCTCGTCACCAAGCACGCTGACGTCAAGGACGTGTCGAAGCGCAGCGAAGTCTTTTCAAGCTGGATGAACGGCGCCATCCCGACGTGGCCGCCGGAGATGAAGCGCGAGCAGGTCGAGCTCCAGCGCAGCGTCATGCTCAACATGGACGCACCGCACCACACCAGGCTGCGCAAGATCATCTCCCGCGGGTTCACGCCACGGGCCATCGGACGGCTGGAAGCCGAGCTGGACCAGCGGGCCCAGAACATCGCCAAGACCGCGGCGGCCGAGGGTAGCGGCGACTTCGTCGAGCAGGTGTCGTGCGAGCTGCCGCTGCAGGCCATCGCGGGGCTGCTGGGCGTTCCCCAGGAAGACCGCGACAAGCTTTTCCGGTGGTCCAACGAGATGACCGGGGGCACCGATCCCGAGTACGCCCACGTCGATCCCGCGCAGTCCTCGATGGAGCTGATCACGTACGCGATGGCGATGGCCGAGGAGCGGGGCAAGAATCCCACCGACGACATCGTCACCACGCTGATCGAGGCCGACATCGACGGCGAGAAGCTCTCCGATGACGAGTTCGGTTTCTTCGTGGTCATGCTCGCCGTGGCGGGCAACGAGACCACGCGCAACTCCATCACCCACGGCATGATCGCCATGGCGAACAACCCCGATCAGTGGGAGCTCTTCAAGAAGGAGCGCCCGGTGACCGCCGCGGACGAGATCATTCGGTGGGCCACTCCGGTCTCGGCCTTCCAACGCACCGCGAATGAGGACACCGAGTTGGCCGGTGTGCAGATCAAGAAGGGCCAGCGGGTCGTCATGTCCTACCGCTCGGCCAATTTCGACGAAGAGGTCTTCGAAGACCCGCACACCTTCAACATCCTGCGCGACCCGAATCCCCATGTCGGTTTCGGCGGCACCGGTGCCCACTACTGCATCGGCGCGAACCTCGCTCGCATGACGATCAACCTGATCTTCAACGCCGTGGCCGACCACATGCCGGACCTGAAGCCGATTTCGGAGCCCGAGCGACTGCGGTCGGGCTGGCTTAACGGGATCAAGCACTGGCAGGTCGACTACACCGGCAAATCCGCGGTGAAGTCCTGA
- a CDS encoding acyl-CoA dehydrogenase family protein, with product MDFDLTATQQAVADVVTSVSQRELTWDALVDGGVTALPVPERLGGDGVGLPEVATVLTEIGRHGAITPALATLGFGVVPLLDLASDQQHDRFLAGVAKGGVLTAALNEPGAALPDRPSTTFAGGRLSGTKVGVGYAGQADWMIVTADSAVVVVSPKAAGVEVVKTPTSNDSDEYTVTFADVAVDDADVLAGAAAQRVNQLVLASIGAYAGGLVAGALRLTADYVANRKQFGKPLSTFQTVAAQLAEVYIASRTIDLVAKSVVWRLSEGRDADDDLDVLGYWVTSQAPPVMQLCHHLHGGMGMDITYPMHRYYSTIKDLTRLLGGPSHRLDLVGAQCS from the coding sequence ATGGATTTCGATCTCACCGCGACGCAACAGGCGGTCGCCGACGTCGTGACGTCGGTGTCTCAGCGCGAATTGACCTGGGACGCTTTGGTCGACGGCGGGGTGACGGCCCTGCCGGTGCCCGAGCGCCTCGGCGGCGACGGGGTGGGATTGCCCGAGGTCGCCACCGTGCTGACGGAGATCGGTCGCCACGGCGCCATCACGCCGGCGCTGGCCACCCTCGGTTTCGGCGTGGTCCCGCTGCTCGACCTCGCTTCCGACCAGCAGCACGACCGGTTTTTGGCGGGTGTCGCCAAGGGGGGCGTGCTGACCGCAGCGCTCAACGAACCCGGCGCCGCGTTGCCGGACCGGCCGTCGACCACGTTCGCGGGCGGCCGGTTGTCGGGTACCAAGGTCGGCGTCGGCTATGCCGGACAAGCGGATTGGATGATCGTCACCGCCGACAGTGCGGTGGTCGTGGTGTCGCCGAAAGCGGCCGGCGTCGAGGTGGTCAAGACGCCGACCTCGAATGACTCCGACGAGTACACGGTCACGTTCGCCGACGTCGCCGTCGACGACGCCGACGTCTTGGCGGGCGCCGCCGCGCAGCGCGTCAACCAGCTGGTGCTGGCTTCCATCGGCGCCTACGCCGGCGGGCTGGTGGCCGGGGCGCTGCGCCTCACCGCCGACTACGTGGCCAACCGCAAGCAGTTCGGCAAGCCGCTGTCGACCTTCCAGACGGTGGCCGCGCAGCTGGCCGAGGTCTACATCGCCTCGCGCACCATCGATTTGGTGGCGAAGTCGGTCGTGTGGCGGCTGTCGGAGGGACGGGACGCCGATGATGATTTGGATGTCCTCGGCTACTGGGTCACCTCGCAGGCGCCGCCGGTGATGCAGCTCTGCCATCACCTGCACGGCGGCATGGGCATGGACATCACCTATCCGATGCACCGGTACTACTCCACGATCAAGGACCTGACCCGGCTGCTGGGCGGTCCTTCTCATCGTCTCGACCTGGTGGGAGCGCAATGTTCATAG
- the fadE29 gene encoding acyl-CoA dehydrogenase FadE29: protein MFIDLTPEQRQLQAELREYFSNLISSDEMKAMEQDRHNEAYRAVIRRMGQDGKLGVGWPKEFGGLGFGPIEQSIFVNEAHRADVPLPAVTLQTVGPTLQQFGSEMQKKKFLPAILAGEVHFAIGYTEPEAGTDLASLRTTAVRQGDEYIVNGQKIFTTGAHDADYIWLACRTDPEAVKHKGISILIVDTKDPGYSWTPIILSDGAHHTNATYYNDVRVPADMLVGEENGGWRLITTQLNNERVMLGPAGRTAGIYDRVHAWASKPGSDGVTPIDHADVKRALGEIHAMWRINELLNWQVAAAGEDINVADAASTKVFGTERVQYIGRLAEEIVGKYGNPADSDTADLLNWLDSQTKRNLVITFGGGVNEVMREMIAAAGLKVPRVPR, encoded by the coding sequence ATGTTCATAGACCTGACTCCGGAGCAGCGTCAGCTGCAAGCGGAACTGCGGGAGTACTTCTCGAACCTGATCTCGTCCGACGAGATGAAGGCGATGGAGCAGGACCGTCACAACGAGGCCTACCGCGCGGTGATCCGGCGGATGGGCCAGGACGGCAAGCTCGGCGTGGGATGGCCAAAGGAGTTCGGCGGCTTGGGTTTCGGCCCGATCGAGCAGTCGATCTTCGTCAACGAGGCGCACCGCGCCGACGTGCCGCTGCCCGCGGTCACCCTGCAGACGGTCGGCCCGACCCTGCAGCAGTTCGGCAGCGAGATGCAGAAGAAGAAGTTCCTGCCGGCGATCCTGGCCGGCGAGGTGCACTTCGCGATCGGCTATACCGAACCCGAGGCCGGTACGGACCTGGCCTCGCTGCGCACCACCGCCGTGCGCCAGGGCGACGAGTACATCGTCAACGGGCAGAAGATCTTCACCACGGGCGCCCACGACGCGGACTACATCTGGCTTGCCTGCCGCACGGACCCCGAAGCCGTGAAGCACAAGGGCATTTCGATCCTGATCGTCGACACCAAAGATCCCGGCTACTCCTGGACGCCGATCATCCTGTCCGACGGCGCCCACCACACCAACGCGACGTACTACAACGACGTGCGGGTGCCCGCCGACATGCTGGTCGGCGAGGAGAACGGCGGGTGGCGGCTGATCACCACCCAGCTCAACAACGAACGCGTCATGCTCGGCCCGGCCGGGCGTACCGCCGGCATCTACGACCGGGTGCACGCCTGGGCGTCCAAGCCGGGTAGTGACGGGGTGACGCCGATCGACCACGCCGACGTCAAGCGGGCGCTCGGCGAGATTCACGCGATGTGGCGGATCAACGAGCTGCTCAACTGGCAGGTGGCCGCGGCCGGCGAGGACATCAACGTCGCCGACGCCGCGTCGACCAAAGTCTTTGGCACGGAGCGGGTTCAGTACATCGGCCGGCTCGCCGAGGAAATCGTCGGCAAGTACGGCAACCCCGCGGACTCGGACACCGCCGACCTACTCAATTGGCTGGACTCCCAGACCAAGCGCAACCTGGTGATCACGTTCGGAGGTGGCGTGAACGAAGTGATGCGCGAGATGATCGCCGCCGCCGGACTCAAAGTGCCGAGGGTGCCTCGATGA
- a CDS encoding bifunctional MaoC family dehydratase N-terminal/OB-fold nucleic acid binding domain-containing protein, whose protein sequence is MTDIKEAVAEITATVVAAPREARDPVNQPTINNWVEALGDRNPIYVDDTAAKAAGHPGIVAPPAMIQVWTMFGLGGERPTDDPMGPIMQLFDEAGYIGVVATNCEQTYHRYLRPGEQVTVVSEMRDVVGPKQTGLGEGWFINQHITWRVGDEDVAEMAWRILKFRPREDSGPTASVPQDLDADAMMRPAVSRDTAFFWEGVKAHELRIQRLPDGTLQHPPVPAVWQDKAEPIDFVVASGRGTVFSYVVHHAPKVPGRTLPFVIALVELEEGVRLLGELRNVDHAEIKIGMPVRATYIDFPAGESGPEWSLYAWEPVGDEA, encoded by the coding sequence ATGACCGATATCAAGGAAGCGGTTGCGGAGATCACCGCCACCGTCGTCGCTGCCCCGCGCGAGGCCCGCGATCCGGTGAACCAGCCGACGATCAACAACTGGGTCGAGGCGCTGGGGGACCGCAACCCGATCTACGTCGACGACACCGCCGCCAAGGCCGCCGGTCATCCTGGAATTGTCGCCCCACCGGCCATGATTCAGGTCTGGACGATGTTCGGCCTGGGCGGGGAACGCCCGACCGACGACCCCATGGGCCCGATCATGCAGCTGTTCGACGAGGCCGGCTACATCGGCGTGGTCGCGACCAACTGCGAACAGACCTACCACCGGTATCTGCGTCCCGGCGAGCAGGTCACCGTCGTATCCGAGATGCGCGACGTGGTCGGCCCCAAGCAGACCGGTCTCGGCGAGGGCTGGTTCATCAACCAACACATCACCTGGCGGGTCGGTGACGAGGATGTCGCCGAGATGGCCTGGCGGATACTCAAATTCAGGCCGCGAGAGGATTCCGGCCCGACCGCGTCCGTCCCTCAGGATCTCGACGCCGACGCCATGATGCGTCCGGCGGTGTCGCGCGACACCGCCTTCTTCTGGGAGGGCGTCAAGGCGCACGAGCTGCGAATCCAACGCCTCCCCGATGGCACCCTGCAGCACCCGCCGGTGCCCGCGGTGTGGCAGGACAAAGCCGAGCCGATCGACTTCGTAGTCGCCAGCGGCCGAGGCACGGTGTTCAGCTACGTGGTGCACCACGCACCGAAGGTGCCCGGTCGCACGCTGCCGTTCGTGATCGCACTGGTCGAACTGGAAGAGGGCGTTCGCCTGCTTGGTGAGCTGCGCAACGTCGACCATGCCGAGATCAAGATCGGAATGCCGGTCCGCGCAACCTATATCGACTTCCCGGCCGGTGAATCCGGCCCGGAGTGGAGCCTCTACGCCTGGGAGCCCGTGGGAGACGAAGCATGA
- a CDS encoding MaoC family dehydratase, whose product MSAPVVEVGTTLPELKLHGTPTFIISTALATRDFQDVHHDRDLAQAKGSKDIFVNILTDTGLVQRYVTDWAGPSALIKSIGLRLGVPWYAYDTVTFSGEVTAIDDGLITLKVFGRNSLGDHVIANVTLTIGGS is encoded by the coding sequence ATGAGCGCACCCGTTGTTGAAGTGGGCACCACCCTGCCCGAACTCAAGCTGCACGGCACCCCTACGTTCATCATCTCGACGGCCCTGGCCACCAGAGATTTTCAGGATGTGCACCACGACCGGGACCTGGCGCAGGCCAAGGGCTCCAAGGACATCTTCGTCAATATCCTCACCGACACCGGTTTGGTGCAGCGCTACGTCACCGACTGGGCCGGGCCGTCGGCGCTGATCAAGTCGATCGGGCTGCGGCTCGGTGTGCCGTGGTACGCCTACGACACCGTCACCTTCTCCGGTGAGGTGACCGCCATCGACGACGGTCTGATCACGCTGAAGGTGTTCGGCCGCAACAGCCTTGGTGATCACGTCATTGCGAACGTGACGCTCACGATCGGGGGTTCCTGA
- a CDS encoding lipid-transfer protein, whose translation MLSGKAAIVGIGATDFSKDSGRSELRLAAEAVLDALDDAGLSPSDVDGLTTFTMDTNNETAVARAASIGDLKFFSQIGYGGGAACATVQQAAIAVATGVADVVVAYRAFNERSGMRFGQVQTRLVGNAGVQADSTAADNSFSYPHGLSTPAAQVAMIAQRYMHLSGASSRDFGAISVADRKHAAKNPKAYFYEKPITIEDHQNSRWIAEPLRLLDCCQETDGAVAIVVTSPERAKDLKQRPAIIEAAAQGSSPDQYTMVSYYRPELGLPEMGVVGQQLWAQSGLKPTDIQTAVLYDHFTPFTLIQLEELGFCGRGEAKDFIADGAIEIGGRLPINTHGGQLGEAYIHGMNGIAEGVRQLRGTSVNPVPDVEHVLVTAGTGVPTSGLILG comes from the coding sequence ATGTTGTCGGGTAAGGCTGCGATCGTCGGCATCGGCGCCACCGACTTCTCCAAGGACTCCGGTCGTAGCGAGCTGCGACTGGCGGCCGAGGCGGTCCTGGATGCGCTGGACGACGCGGGGTTGAGTCCCTCGGACGTCGACGGGCTGACCACGTTCACGATGGACACCAACAACGAGACCGCCGTCGCGCGCGCGGCCAGCATCGGTGACCTCAAGTTCTTCTCGCAGATCGGATACGGCGGCGGCGCGGCCTGCGCGACCGTCCAGCAGGCGGCGATCGCCGTGGCCACCGGCGTGGCCGACGTCGTCGTCGCGTATCGGGCGTTCAACGAGCGCTCCGGCATGCGGTTCGGTCAGGTGCAGACCCGGTTGGTGGGCAACGCGGGCGTGCAGGCTGATTCGACGGCGGCCGACAACTCGTTCTCCTACCCGCACGGGCTGTCCACGCCGGCCGCGCAGGTCGCCATGATCGCGCAGCGCTACATGCATCTGTCCGGTGCCAGCAGCCGGGACTTCGGCGCGATTTCGGTGGCAGACCGCAAGCACGCGGCCAAGAACCCGAAGGCGTATTTCTACGAGAAGCCGATAACCATTGAGGACCACCAGAATTCGCGGTGGATCGCCGAGCCGTTGCGGCTGCTGGACTGCTGCCAGGAGACCGACGGGGCGGTCGCGATCGTGGTGACGTCGCCGGAGCGGGCGAAGGATCTCAAGCAGCGGCCCGCGATCATCGAGGCGGCGGCGCAGGGCTCCAGCCCCGACCAGTACACGATGGTCAGCTACTACCGGCCCGAGCTCGGCCTGCCCGAGATGGGGGTCGTCGGCCAGCAGCTGTGGGCGCAGTCGGGCCTGAAGCCGACCGACATCCAGACCGCTGTGCTGTACGACCACTTCACTCCGTTCACACTGATTCAGTTGGAGGAGTTGGGATTCTGCGGTCGCGGTGAGGCCAAGGACTTCATCGCCGACGGCGCGATCGAGATCGGCGGCCGGCTGCCCATCAACACCCACGGCGGTCAACTCGGTGAGGCTTACATCCACGGTATGAACGGCATCGCCGAGGGCGTGCGGCAACTGCGGGGCACTTCCGTGAACCCGGTGCCCGACGTCGAGCACGTCCTCGTCACCGCGGGTACGGGCGTGCCCACCTCGGGCCTCATCCTCGGCTAA